The Tachysurus fulvidraco isolate hzauxx_2018 chromosome 4, HZAU_PFXX_2.0, whole genome shotgun sequence DNA window TTCTCATGCATGCAGTTGTATTTAGTCTTAAAACGTTAGATGACAGCACTCCTTTGCCCATAGTCAGAAAAACCCAAAGCCTAATGGAGGATCTGTTTAAATTTGTTAGGGATTTGCTTCAGCGTCTTGACAGAGTTTTGATTAGAGATACCCTTTGGGTAGAGAAAAGTCACGAAGCAAGTCTTCTTCTTACTCACACTTGTCATGAGGCAGACGCACTCTTTCAAATTCATTGCAGTAAATACACCTCCCCAGCTGGTCCAACTGGTGATGTCAGTCTTATCTCTGACACAGTACAGAAGGTTTTGCCACTTACAGAATCAGGAGGTCAAATAACCACTCCACTGAGCAGGTTTCTTCAAAAGCATCTTGCTCTCCACAAAATGAAAAGACACTCACTTATCACAAATTACCTTGCTGTGGACATGGACACACAAGATGTCCTTTATGAAATTGCTCAGGTTGTGGTAAATAGTCAAGAACTTTCAATAAACCTGTACAATGACCAATCCTGGGATGGTCAGTTTTGCAGTGTTAATAGTGACACCTATCCAGTTGCTTTCTGGTTTCTTATAACCACCAATCTTCCATTAATTGCTCCATACCTCACACAGGAAGTTACATCCTGCATAGCAGATGCAATTCTGAACTCCCTGCTTCAGGGTCACTCAGAAAGTAATATGGAGAAGACTGATTTGTCTTTCCCACTGATTTCAAAACAGTTGCTTGAAAGTACAGTTCTTTGTGAGTTGCCCAGTTTGCACTCAGCAGTAGTGACTTCTATCACAGACAAGATTTTTGGACTGCTAAATGCTTCTGATGTACAGTCCTTTTGTCCCTCGTTTTTAAAATCCTGCACCGAAATTGGTGTTTCACCTGAAGGCAAAGAAGGACACATTGCCGAAATCTCATCCTCCTTTAACAGACTGAAAGCCATAGCACAAGAAATTATGAACTGTGCTAAAGCTGGCACTTCTCTACCCATATCTGAAAAACAAGTAGACACACTTATGCAGTTAATCAGGATAACAAGAGTCCTAAATCCATATGCAATATCTCCTGAAGATTACTTAAGACTTTTTTTGGGTTTGTTCATCATGACGCTTTGTCTCCAACATAATGAAAATGGGACACTTGCACTACCAGTCAACCTTTTGAAGGAGCTGTTTGGCCTCATGAATTCACTGTTAGTGGGGAAAAATTCTTATACAATCCTCAAAGCTATACATGGCAGTATGCTCTTGGAGGCGACAATGACCTCTCTTTTTTCACGTTTTGATAAGGATCTGTTTGGAAATGTGAACTGCTCAGCttggttttcttttctccagTCAGTCCAAGCTTTCATTCACAGTGTAACACGTGTTATTCTGGAGCGAAAAAGCAGCGTGCGAATCAATCTGGACAAGTTTACCACTTTTATGATTGATAGAGCTTGTGTTATTGGAATATCATCTGCAGACTCTGGGGATTGTGATGAAGCTCTTTACTCATTTCAGCTTCACTTAGCGACCTTGAGCACACTTTGCAATGAAATGATGTCCGTTCTTGGAAAAGGTCCTCAGCTGGATGAGGCTCTGACTCAGTTGTTGGGGAAAATAATCTCCCTAATGGGGCCTGCCGCTCAGACTGTGATGATGGGTAAGGCAGACGGCAGGCTCAAACAGTCATTCTTTATTGATGTGTTGACTGTGATGATCAAGAGTGAGCTAGCAAAAGTCTCTTATCAGACCCAGGATACTGGTGATGGTGACCAACAGCCCAAGTTATGCAACATAGCACTGTACAATAGCTTTGGCCAGCAGATTTTGGAGGAAATGTACCCAGCACCACAACCCATGGAGTTTCTCATTTCATCTCTCCATTATCTCTCAGCATTTTACATGGCTGCAGAAAAAACTCAGGAGTCTGATCTCCACAGTCTCCATGTTAAGATTCTACAGAGTGTTTATAAGCTATTATCAAGTAAGCATCCAGTTGAAATGATCTTGTTACAAAGTTAAGACTTTATCTTTCAACACTTTAcctaaatttttttaaacttaatatTCATGTCCCATAGAATCATGGCTTTCTGTATCAGAAGTAAAAGAACTGGAAGTCCCACTTCGAAGCTTGCTTGCTGAGCTAATGGTCAGATCTTCAGAAGAGCAACTccagtcattttttttcatgatccGAGATGGACTTGTTGCATCCCAGATAGAAATAGGATACCACAAGGTGAGTTAATGATTCAGAATTTACATATTgacaaaaatataacatttctgCTCaacatgtatatgtgtaacaTATATCGACTTTGACAGGATGCGTTTGCAACTGTGACTCTAATAAAGCTGCTTGCCAGCTGTTCACTGTCCGAAACCACCTCAGAGATGTTCTGGCGTATTGTTCCTAATATCATGTCTTCACTTGTAGTGAGTATTTCATTGCAgcctttgtttaaatgtttgcaatttgttaatcagattttttttttttgaatattgTACTGGCACAAAAAAACCTCTTGTATAGccaaatgttattaaaaatactGCAAATGCAGGTTTACTTAACCAATCATTAAATCATTCAGAATCCCACTCTCGCTGAACTATTTCCAGTGCTGCCACtgcatgaattaattaatgtctGTTTTGCCTTTAAATGGTGTCACTTAATTAATTGGTAGCACATAAAGTATCTGTAATGAAATGAAACTTCATGGAATATTTTTGAAAGTGCCCTTGCTCACTCATTTGATATTTGCCAGGTGTGTATAAAATTCCTAATCATGCAGATGCAATACACATTTAGTAAAGACAAGTATGATATCTTTAAGATTGCAGTAACTGTacctattttatttaattttttcccccagtttGTGGTAAGAGCATCTGGTCAAGTGTCTGCTCTAACCAGTTTACTGACTGTGCCAGTGGTAGAGACTCTAACCATACTGCTCCGTCAGGGAGAATCTCACATCTCTGACCCACACCATGTTATCTTGGTGCTGGGAGCACTTGAGTTTGTGCCTCTGGAAAACCAATGCATAGACAATTACTATTCAGCCTTCCATGCCATCCATGAAGCCCTGTATGCAATCATCCTGTGCTACCCTAAAGTAAGTGACCTTCACCTGGCTTAAATTGTGTTTATAAGGGGTAAgcttattaacatttaaactgtatgtaatataataaaaaat harbors:
- the urb2 gene encoding unhealthy ribosome biogenesis protein 2 homolog — translated: MTTIYSGIHQKLNSHLTPWPDKLKLARFAWVSSQCFLPNKEQFLFDWVARAFSGYYTKKVEVPQEVVEGLWTYLNEILHSKKLCTVLSTGKTINIHPAVPKMINERILESTSGNLSVNLSTILSCCEGLLTFPVLAVTYTAKYDLLVELVVRTCGVACFQLHQQGSTEPLSLKVFEVLLLILNTYLTVQRQQGNPKRVFVQVAEHLLQPLCLLRHLLTSRTWTEKDDSRIRQHMSKEIRSKVDLIIQSALFYHEHLQYYREEVLPSEQRSGGKKGSAGKTLLCPVATILSKLVHGHDANTESFFYGVQSSSLQMLFKFALDAFCKGGENKMVCFYIMTKFLSALDFTEDLNIKETFNEANWSFALLALENILNSCLAGDIYNVAADKIHHGEVQLKFYRKVAQLLFNNAQTGIPAWYRCLKILLALNHQILEPDLDELVSLIWVDVDNVEFRVKKARETLVCAVLQTYAKLRQLPKLFEELLVVICRPAADELRQEILPEALQNCLSHCLLDNPPSQNLEICSLILEKMQNDLPYVQEGRRESALKTFSLSVLMHAVVFSLKTLDDSTPLPIVRKTQSLMEDLFKFVRDLLQRLDRVLIRDTLWVEKSHEASLLLTHTCHEADALFQIHCSKYTSPAGPTGDVSLISDTVQKVLPLTESGGQITTPLSRFLQKHLALHKMKRHSLITNYLAVDMDTQDVLYEIAQVVVNSQELSINLYNDQSWDGQFCSVNSDTYPVAFWFLITTNLPLIAPYLTQEVTSCIADAILNSLLQGHSESNMEKTDLSFPLISKQLLESTVLCELPSLHSAVVTSITDKIFGLLNASDVQSFCPSFLKSCTEIGVSPEGKEGHIAEISSSFNRLKAIAQEIMNCAKAGTSLPISEKQVDTLMQLIRITRVLNPYAISPEDYLRLFLGLFIMTLCLQHNENGTLALPVNLLKELFGLMNSLLVGKNSYTILKAIHGSMLLEATMTSLFSRFDKDLFGNVNCSAWFSFLQSVQAFIHSVTRVILERKSSVRINLDKFTTFMIDRACVIGISSADSGDCDEALYSFQLHLATLSTLCNEMMSVLGKGPQLDEALTQLLGKIISLMGPAAQTVMMGKADGRLKQSFFIDVLTVMIKSELAKVSYQTQDTGDGDQQPKLCNIALYNSFGQQILEEMYPAPQPMEFLISSLHYLSAFYMAAEKTQESDLHSLHVKILQSVYKLLSKSWLSVSEVKELEVPLRSLLAELMVRSSEEQLQSFFFMIRDGLVASQIEIGYHKDAFATVTLIKLLASCSLSETTSEMFWRIVPNIMSSLVFVVRASGQVSALTSLLTVPVVETLTILLRQGESHISDPHHVILVLGALEFVPLENQCIDNYYSAFHAIHEALYAIILCYPKVMLKASPVFLNCFYRLVVSIIREGRQKGENEKGKDFEKLLQCAMLVERMYTHIGNAAEGFTLLNSFIVAQYVTELQKVTLQPEIKAHLTEGIYCILDQCVEQDIKFLNRTLQMGVKEVFGELYKNYTHYHKSQRQGEEKYTV